The DNA window ACCACAACAGGCATATTATCATCGATCAACGCAATCGGGCCATGTTTCATCTCGGCGGCAGGATAGCCTTCAGCGTGGATGTACGATATTTCCTTCAGCTTCAATGCGCCTTCCAGAGCGACGGGGAAGTTGATACCGCGCCCGAGATAAAGGAAGTTGTTGTGACCTGAATAGAGGTCGGCGATTTTCTTGATATCGTCGCAGTGATCGAGTATCGACTGCACCTTCCCCGGAAGGTCCTGCATGGCATCGACGATCTGTCGGCCCTTCTCGATAGACACATGTCGCATTCTCGCAAGCAGCAGCGTCACAAGTGCAAGCACCATGATCTGCGATGTGAAGGCCTTCGTTGAGGCCACACCGATCTCGGGACCGGCATGTATGTAAATACCTCCGCTGCTTTCACGGGCAATAGTCGATCCAACGACATTGCAGATGCCGAGCACAGTCGCCCCTTTGCGCTTCGCCTCTCTTAGCGCCGCCAGAGTATCGGCTGTTTCGCCCGACTGAGAAATTACGAACACCAGGGTGCCCTCATGTACAATCGGTGACCTGTATCTGAACTCCGATGCGTATTCGACTTCGACCGGAAGTCGCGCAAGGTCTTCGATCATATACTCGCCGATCAGAGCAGAATGCCACGAGGTCCCGCAAGCGGTGATGATTATTCTGTCGATCTTGTGAAGCTCATCGAGCTGCAGATGCAACCCATTCAATCGAGATATTCCCTCTTCGTAGTTGAGCCGTCCTCTCAGTGCATTCTGAAGGGCACTCGGTTGCTCGTAGATTTCCTTCAGCATGAAATGATCGAAGCCGCCCTTCTCGATCTGGCCGAGAGACCATTCGATCTCCTGAAGTTTCGGGTCGACTTCTTTGTTTTCGAGCGTCGACACCGAGAATCCATCCGCAGTCACGCGAGCCAGTTCCTCATCCTCGAGATAGACAACTTGATTTGTGTAGCGAAGTATGGCGGACACATCCGACGCCACGAAGTTCTCCCCGTGTCCCGATCCCAACACCAGCGGAGAACCATGACGCGCGGCGACTATCTCGCCCGGGCTCTCTTTGCAGAGGACCGCAATACCGTATGTTCCTTCGACCTGTGTAAGAGCATTTCTCACCGCAGCAAGCAGATCGCCGTCATAGTTGTCTTCTATCAGGTGGGCGATGATCTCAGTGTCTGTCTCTGTGCGGAACGTGTGCCCTTTGCCTTCAAGGTATTGCTTCAATGTGCGGTAATTCTCGATAATCCCATTGTGTACGACCGCGATTTTCCCGGACTCGTCCGTATGCGGATGTGCGTTGGTGTCGTTCGGCTCACCATGAGTTGCCCAACGAGTATGGGCAATACCACACATAGACGCGAATTCCCTGCCGGCGATATGCTCTTCGAGGACTTTGATCTTGCCAGCATTTTTCTGATGGATCAGATCTCCATTCTCGAGGAGAGCAATCCCGGCCGAATCGTACCCGCGATACTCGAGTTTCTTTAACCCTTCCATCAGTATTGGGACAGCAGGCTGGTGTCCCACATATCCTACGATTCCGCACATTTGGCCCTCCAGTGTCGCTTATGAAAACAAATCATTGACCATATCTATCAAACCGACAGCTCTCTTCTTTGTCAGTGCCTCAGAGATTAACCTGTATATCGGTTCGGTATTCGACATTCGTATGTGTACCCACGAGTCGGGATAGTCTATCCTGATTCCATCGGCTTCGTTGATGGTCACATCCGTG is part of the Candidatus Zixiibacteriota bacterium genome and encodes:
- the glmS gene encoding glutamine--fructose-6-phosphate transaminase (isomerizing), yielding MCGIVGYVGHQPAVPILMEGLKKLEYRGYDSAGIALLENGDLIHQKNAGKIKVLEEHIAGREFASMCGIAHTRWATHGEPNDTNAHPHTDESGKIAVVHNGIIENYRTLKQYLEGKGHTFRTETDTEIIAHLIEDNYDGDLLAAVRNALTQVEGTYGIAVLCKESPGEIVAARHGSPLVLGSGHGENFVASDVSAILRYTNQVVYLEDEELARVTADGFSVSTLENKEVDPKLQEIEWSLGQIEKGGFDHFMLKEIYEQPSALQNALRGRLNYEEGISRLNGLHLQLDELHKIDRIIITACGTSWHSALIGEYMIEDLARLPVEVEYASEFRYRSPIVHEGTLVFVISQSGETADTLAALREAKRKGATVLGICNVVGSTIARESSGGIYIHAGPEIGVASTKAFTSQIMVLALVTLLLARMRHVSIEKGRQIVDAMQDLPGKVQSILDHCDDIKKIADLYSGHNNFLYLGRGINFPVALEGALKLKEISYIHAEGYPAAEMKHGPIALIDDNMPVVVIALKDQVYDKVISNIQEIKARSGRVIALASEGDEDIKRLADHVIYIPKVLYHLTPLLSIIPLQLMAYYIAVNRGCDVDQPRNLAKSVTVE